One window from the genome of Aeromonas sp. FDAARGOS 1405 encodes:
- a CDS encoding lysine decarboxylase CadA yields MNIIAILNHLGVFFKEEPIRQLQASLERKGFEVVYPVDVADLLKLIEKNPRVCGAIFDWDKYSLGLCKEIHDRNEKLPIFAFANDQSTLDIHLTDLRLNVHFFEYRLGMADDIALKMGQATQEYQDAILPPFTKALFKYVEEGKYTFCTPGHMGGTAFQMSPAGSIFYDFYGPNAFKADVSISMPELGSLLDHSGPHKEAEEYIARTFNADRSYIVTNGTSTANKIVGMYSAPAGSTVLVDRNCHKSLTHLMMMNDVTPIYFRPTRNAYGILGGIPQSEFSRETIAAKVAATPGALAPRYAVVTNSTYDGLLYNTGFIKESLDTPYIHFDSAWVPYTNFSPIYEGKCGMSGEAMPGKVFYETQSTHKLLAAFSQASMIHIKGDVEEETFNEAFMMHTSTSPQYGIVASTEISAAMMRGNTGKRLIKDSIDRAISFRKEIKRLRDQSEGWFFDVWQPDNIDTVECWKLDPKDDWHGFKDIDDNHMYLDPIKVTLLTPGMGRDGQLLEKGIPASLVSKFLDERGIVVEKTGPYNMLFLFSIGIDQSKAMQLLRALTEFKRGYDLNLTIKSILPSLYREDPSFYEGMRIQELAQRIHELTSKYRLPELMFKAFDVLPEMKMTPHAAWQQELAGNVVEVPLRDMVDRISANMILPYPPGVPLVLPGEMVTKDSLPVLEFLEMLCEIGAHYPGFETDIHGLYRQADGSYTVKVLR; encoded by the coding sequence ATGAATATCATTGCCATCCTCAACCACCTGGGCGTTTTCTTTAAAGAAGAACCCATTCGCCAGCTACAAGCCTCCCTCGAGCGCAAGGGTTTCGAGGTTGTTTATCCGGTCGACGTCGCCGACCTGCTGAAACTGATTGAGAAGAACCCCCGCGTTTGCGGCGCCATCTTCGACTGGGACAAATACTCTCTGGGTCTGTGCAAGGAGATCCACGATCGCAACGAGAAGCTGCCGATTTTCGCCTTTGCCAACGACCAGTCCACCCTGGACATTCACCTGACCGACCTGCGTCTGAACGTCCACTTCTTCGAGTACCGTCTCGGCATGGCTGACGACATCGCCCTCAAGATGGGTCAGGCCACTCAGGAGTATCAGGACGCCATCCTGCCGCCGTTCACCAAGGCGCTGTTCAAGTACGTGGAAGAGGGTAAATACACCTTCTGTACTCCGGGTCACATGGGCGGTACCGCCTTCCAGATGAGCCCGGCCGGCAGCATCTTCTATGACTTCTACGGCCCGAACGCGTTCAAGGCTGACGTCTCCATCTCCATGCCGGAGCTGGGCTCCCTGCTGGATCACTCAGGTCCGCACAAGGAAGCCGAAGAGTACATCGCCCGTACCTTCAACGCCGATCGCTCCTACATCGTTACCAACGGCACCTCCACTGCCAACAAGATCGTCGGCATGTACTCAGCGCCGGCCGGCAGCACAGTGCTGGTTGACCGCAACTGCCACAAGTCGCTCACTCACCTGATGATGATGAACGACGTGACGCCGATCTACTTCCGTCCGACCCGCAACGCCTACGGCATTCTGGGTGGTATCCCGCAGAGCGAATTCAGCCGCGAGACCATCGCTGCCAAGGTTGCCGCGACACCGGGTGCCCTGGCTCCCCGTTACGCCGTCGTCACCAACTCCACCTATGATGGCCTGCTCTACAACACCGGCTTCATCAAGGAGAGTCTGGATACCCCTTACATCCACTTCGACAGTGCCTGGGTGCCTTACACCAACTTCAGCCCGATCTATGAAGGCAAGTGCGGCATGAGCGGCGAAGCGATGCCGGGCAAGGTGTTCTACGAAACCCAGTCCACCCACAAGCTGCTGGCAGCCTTCTCCCAGGCCTCGATGATCCACATCAAGGGTGACGTGGAGGAAGAGACCTTCAACGAAGCCTTCATGATGCACACCTCCACCTCGCCGCAGTACGGCATAGTGGCATCGACCGAGATCTCTGCTGCCATGATGCGTGGCAACACCGGCAAGCGTCTGATCAAGGACTCCATCGATCGCGCCATCTCCTTCCGCAAAGAGATCAAGCGTCTGCGTGATCAGAGTGAAGGCTGGTTCTTCGACGTATGGCAGCCGGACAACATCGACACCGTCGAGTGCTGGAAGCTGGATCCGAAAGATGACTGGCACGGCTTCAAGGACATCGATGACAACCACATGTACCTGGATCCCATCAAGGTCACTCTGCTGACTCCGGGTATGGGTCGTGACGGCCAGCTGCTGGAGAAGGGCATCCCTGCCTCTCTGGTCTCCAAGTTCCTGGACGAGCGCGGCATCGTGGTCGAGAAGACCGGCCCCTACAACATGCTGTTCCTCTTCTCCATCGGTATCGATCAGTCCAAGGCGATGCAGCTGCTGCGTGCCCTGACCGAGTTCAAGCGTGGTTACGATCTGAACCTGACCATCAAGAGCATCCTGCCGAGCCTCTATCGTGAAGACCCGAGCTTCTACGAAGGGATGCGCATTCAGGAGCTGGCGCAGCGCATTCACGAGCTGACCAGCAAGTACCGTCTGCCGGAGCTGATGTTCAAGGCGTTCGACGTACTGCCGGAGATGAAGATGACTCCGCACGCCGCATGGCAGCAAGAGCTGGCCGGCAACGTGGTGGAAGTGCCGCTGCGTGACATGGTTGACCGCATCAGCGCCAACATGATCCTGCCGTACCCGCCGGGAGTACCGCTGGTTCTGCCGGGCGAGATGGTGACCAAGGATTCTCTGCCGGTGCTCGAGTTCCTCGAGATGCTGTGCGAGATCGGCGCCCACTACCCGGGCTTCGAGACCGACATCCACGGCCTCTATCGTCAGGCCGATGGCAGCTACACCGTCAAGGTGCTGCGTTAA
- a CDS encoding PliI family lysozyme inhibitor of I-type lysozyme, which produces MKTLLMTLGLLTLPLTGQAAESFFKQLTLPSGQVITVAEGRGEPASIGSYDVRLYSGANPQFPLDQFIDGKVLPRDGSIKELKLLDLNGDKQPELVVIMESAGSGSYLSADAFTISAQEGLDTFNHVEGLGPKEDVIEALKDPKD; this is translated from the coding sequence ATGAAAACCTTGCTGATGACACTCGGTCTGCTCACTCTGCCCTTGACCGGCCAGGCAGCGGAGAGCTTCTTCAAACAGCTGACACTCCCCTCCGGTCAGGTGATCACGGTGGCCGAAGGACGCGGTGAACCCGCTTCCATCGGCAGCTACGATGTGCGCCTCTACTCCGGCGCCAATCCCCAGTTCCCGCTGGATCAGTTCATCGATGGCAAGGTGCTGCCGCGCGATGGCTCCATCAAGGAGCTGAAATTGCTGGATCTCAACGGTGACAAGCAGCCCGAGCTGGTGGTCATCATGGAGAGCGCCGGCAGCGGCAGCTACCTGAGCGCCGACGCTTTTACCATCAGTGCGCAGGAGGGACTCGACACCTTCAACCATGTCGAGGGACTCGGGCCCAAGGAGGATGTGATCGAGGCGCTCAAGGATCCCAAGGATTAA
- the tilS gene encoding tRNA lysidine(34) synthetase TilS, with product MISHLYSRFCLTMPAPEGSTGLLVAFSGGLDSTLLLVLAAQYAREHSLPLRALHVHHGLSPHADEWVAHCEAVCQQLAVELLVERVTLARGNGESLEAQARTARYQRLTARMREGEWLLTAHHQDDQLETLLLALKRGAGLRGLAGILPSQPFAGGLLLRPLLDMSRAELGEAAASLPFGWVEDESNLDVSYDRNFLRQTLIPQLKARWPAMAQTAARSMALCAEQEALLDELAESDWQLAGEGEALHIGPLHALSPTRRNNLLRYWIRRQGGEMPSREQLARLWQEVALARGDANPQLNWGRQSCRRYQERLYLVSSDLQPCHQVLPLTVGEPLTLPDGLGELVVRMAEHCEGLLRAPRADEPLSVRFQVAPGIPLKPVGRSGSRRMKKLLQEYGVPSWQRGRIPILYYGEQVAAVVGLFVCDGFMAQGAGLVCHWQESGAAPILPELDLP from the coding sequence ATGATTTCTCATCTTTATTCTCGCTTTTGTCTGACTATGCCAGCGCCGGAAGGTTCCACCGGTCTGCTGGTGGCCTTCAGTGGCGGCCTCGACTCCACCCTGCTGCTGGTGCTGGCGGCGCAGTATGCCCGCGAGCACAGCCTGCCACTTCGCGCCCTGCACGTGCACCACGGCCTCAGTCCCCATGCCGATGAGTGGGTCGCTCATTGTGAAGCCGTGTGTCAGCAATTGGCGGTGGAGCTGCTGGTCGAGCGGGTAACCCTTGCCCGTGGCAATGGCGAGAGTCTGGAGGCGCAGGCGCGCACCGCCCGTTACCAGCGGCTGACTGCCCGGATGCGGGAGGGGGAGTGGCTGCTCACCGCCCACCATCAGGACGATCAGCTGGAAACCCTGCTGCTGGCCCTCAAGCGCGGCGCCGGTCTGCGCGGGCTGGCGGGGATCTTGCCAAGCCAGCCCTTTGCCGGCGGCCTGTTGCTGCGCCCGCTGCTCGATATGAGTCGCGCCGAGCTGGGAGAGGCGGCGGCGAGCCTCCCCTTTGGCTGGGTGGAGGATGAGAGCAATCTGGACGTGAGTTATGACCGCAACTTTTTGCGCCAGACGCTTATCCCCCAGCTCAAGGCGCGCTGGCCCGCCATGGCCCAGACCGCGGCGCGCAGCATGGCCCTGTGCGCCGAGCAGGAGGCGCTGCTGGATGAGCTGGCCGAGAGTGACTGGCAGCTGGCGGGCGAGGGGGAGGCGCTCCATATCGGTCCGCTGCACGCCCTTTCACCCACCCGGCGCAACAATCTGCTGCGCTACTGGATCCGCCGGCAGGGGGGCGAGATGCCATCCCGTGAGCAGCTTGCCCGGCTGTGGCAGGAGGTCGCGTTGGCGCGCGGCGATGCCAATCCCCAGCTCAACTGGGGGCGCCAGAGCTGTCGCCGTTATCAGGAGCGGCTCTATCTGGTGAGCTCTGACCTGCAACCCTGTCATCAGGTATTGCCGCTGACCGTGGGTGAGCCGCTGACCCTGCCGGACGGGTTGGGCGAGCTGGTGGTGCGCATGGCGGAGCACTGCGAGGGGCTGCTGCGTGCCCCCCGAGCGGATGAGCCGCTCTCGGTGCGTTTTCAGGTGGCGCCCGGGATCCCCCTCAAACCGGTGGGGCGAAGCGGCAGTCGGCGGATGAAGAAGCTGCTGCAGGAGTATGGCGTGCCTTCGTGGCAGCGGGGGCGCATCCCCATCCTTTACTATGGCGAGCAGGTGGCGGCGGTGGTGGGGCTCTTTGTCTGCGATGGTTTTATGGCGCAGGGGGCCGGGCTGGTCTGTCACTGGCAGGAGAGCGGTGCAGCCCCCATTCTGCCTGAGCTGGATCTCCCCTGA
- a CDS encoding M13 family metallopeptidase, translated as MNNKKSLLAGLIGLALLAGCSQVPQDSPKHSGLALANMDTQVKPGDDFFRYVNGKWLATAKIPDDRPADGAFYMLRDKSLADVRVLVEGLAKQEAATGTPTQQIRDLYASYLDQAGRDAKGLTPLAPALADIDRIGDQAALARAFAQSGRMGGGAPFGIWIDADAKSPDRYAVYLYQGGLGLPDRDYYLKQDPESQALRQKYQQHIAAMLSRLGESDPSGKAKRILALETRLATIQWDNVALRDREKNYNKRPASELARLAPHLDWQAYLNAAGIAGQPELIIGQPTYLSALDQVMAQTPIADWQAYLKWQLLTDYAPYLDSETDRANFAFYGTTLSGTPKQRASWERALGVLNDHLGEAVGQLYVARYFPPAAKERMELLVENLRTAYGQSIKELDWMSPETKAQALEKLAKFRPKIGYPDKWKDYSAITIKPDDLVGNLQRSQAFEYADSLARLGKPVDRDEWHMSPQTVNAYYNPSNNEIVFPAAILQPPFFDMTADDAVNYGAIGGVIGHEMGHGFDDQGAKSDGDGMMRDWWTPQDLKEFRFRTSRLVAQYNRFEPINGQFVNGQFTLGENIGDLGGLTIAHKAYELSLDGKEAPVLDGFTGEQRFFLGWAQVWKGMYRPELMQMLLRSDPHSPPEYRVNGVVPNIPAFYEAFNIQPGDKLYLPPQKRVKIW; from the coding sequence ATGAACAATAAGAAAAGCTTACTGGCCGGCCTGATTGGACTGGCCCTGCTGGCTGGCTGCAGTCAGGTACCGCAAGACTCCCCCAAACACTCCGGGCTGGCGCTGGCCAATATGGACACCCAGGTCAAACCCGGCGATGACTTCTTCCGTTACGTCAATGGCAAGTGGCTCGCCACCGCCAAGATCCCCGACGATCGCCCCGCCGATGGCGCTTTCTACATGCTGCGGGACAAATCCCTCGCCGATGTGCGGGTGCTGGTCGAGGGGCTGGCCAAGCAGGAGGCCGCCACCGGCACGCCGACCCAGCAGATCCGCGATCTCTACGCCAGCTATCTGGATCAGGCAGGCCGCGATGCCAAGGGGCTCACCCCGCTGGCACCGGCGCTGGCCGATATCGACCGGATCGGTGATCAGGCCGCGCTGGCCCGCGCCTTTGCCCAAAGTGGCCGCATGGGCGGCGGCGCGCCGTTTGGCATCTGGATCGACGCCGATGCCAAGTCCCCCGACCGCTATGCTGTCTACCTCTATCAAGGTGGACTGGGACTGCCGGATCGGGACTACTACCTCAAGCAGGATCCCGAGAGTCAGGCCCTGCGCCAGAAGTACCAGCAGCATATCGCCGCCATGCTGAGCCGCCTCGGGGAATCTGACCCGAGCGGCAAGGCCAAGCGGATTCTGGCCCTCGAAACCCGGCTCGCCACCATCCAGTGGGACAACGTGGCCCTGCGGGATCGGGAGAAGAACTACAACAAGCGCCCCGCCAGCGAACTGGCACGCCTCGCCCCCCATCTCGACTGGCAGGCTTATCTCAATGCCGCAGGCATTGCTGGCCAGCCGGAGCTCATTATCGGTCAGCCGACCTATCTGAGCGCGCTGGATCAGGTGATGGCCCAGACTCCCATCGCCGACTGGCAGGCCTACCTCAAGTGGCAACTGCTGACCGATTACGCCCCCTATCTCGACAGCGAGACCGACCGCGCCAACTTCGCCTTCTACGGCACCACATTGAGCGGCACGCCCAAGCAGCGGGCCAGCTGGGAGCGGGCGCTCGGGGTGCTGAACGATCATCTGGGTGAAGCGGTCGGCCAGCTCTATGTGGCCCGCTACTTCCCGCCAGCGGCCAAGGAGCGGATGGAGCTGCTGGTGGAGAACCTGCGCACCGCCTACGGCCAGAGCATCAAGGAGCTCGACTGGATGTCGCCCGAGACCAAGGCGCAGGCACTCGAGAAGCTGGCCAAGTTCCGCCCCAAGATCGGCTACCCCGACAAGTGGAAGGATTACAGCGCCATCACCATCAAACCGGATGATCTGGTGGGCAACCTGCAACGCTCGCAAGCCTTTGAATACGCAGACAGTCTGGCGCGCCTCGGCAAACCGGTCGACCGGGACGAGTGGCACATGTCGCCCCAGACGGTGAACGCCTACTACAACCCGAGCAACAACGAGATCGTCTTCCCGGCGGCCATCTTGCAGCCCCCCTTCTTCGACATGACGGCGGATGATGCGGTCAACTACGGCGCCATCGGCGGGGTCATTGGCCACGAGATGGGCCACGGTTTTGATGATCAGGGGGCCAAATCCGACGGTGACGGCATGATGCGCGACTGGTGGACACCGCAAGATCTCAAGGAGTTCCGCTTCCGCACCAGCCGTCTGGTGGCCCAGTACAACCGCTTCGAGCCCATCAACGGCCAGTTCGTCAATGGTCAGTTTACCCTGGGGGAGAACATCGGTGATCTCGGCGGTCTCACCATCGCCCACAAGGCCTACGAGCTGTCACTGGATGGCAAGGAGGCGCCGGTGCTGGACGGCTTCACCGGCGAACAGCGCTTCTTCCTCGGCTGGGCGCAGGTGTGGAAGGGGATGTATCGCCCCGAGCTGATGCAGATGCTGCTGCGCTCCGACCCCCACTCGCCTCCCGAGTACCGGGTCAACGGCGTAGTGCCGAACATTCCCGCCTTCTACGAGGCATTCAACATCCAGCCGGGGGACAAGCTCTATCTGCCACCCCAAAAACGGGTGAAGATCTGGTAA
- a CDS encoding patatin-like phospholipase family protein codes for MARPNTALLLTGGGARAAYQVGALKAIAELYPRNLGIPFPILCGTSAGAINVTALACYASCFHLGVRKLEWVWRRFETHHIFDFHPGRLLWRLMYEGSAGLINPHTNHAFQLFDNAPLRRLLDQLIDYHRIDDNILYGSLEALAITASDYDDGLSTTFFQGRADHHPWERARRRGVRTVLTSEHLLASSALPFVFPATRIGEKFYGDGSIHQLSPLSPAIHLGAERILLITLDPPAHSAPTHHHGHLTSSNIASHLLDTVFTDTLNSDLERLWRINQTLDLIPERERNRLKLKRVETCVLKPSQDLDTIALAYLRKLPLKLRRLLRVLGVKGDETSSLASFLMFYPGYCQQLIKLGYQDTLRERERVVAFLDIEGLPKERE; via the coding sequence ATGGCCAGACCCAATACAGCGTTGTTGCTCACCGGTGGCGGTGCTCGCGCCGCCTATCAGGTCGGCGCCCTCAAGGCGATTGCGGAGCTCTACCCGCGCAATCTCGGCATCCCTTTTCCCATCCTGTGCGGCACTTCGGCGGGGGCCATCAACGTCACCGCGCTCGCCTGCTACGCCTCCTGCTTCCATCTGGGGGTGCGCAAGCTGGAGTGGGTCTGGCGGCGCTTCGAGACGCACCACATCTTCGATTTTCACCCGGGGCGCCTGCTGTGGCGGTTGATGTATGAAGGCTCGGCAGGGCTGATAAATCCCCACACCAACCACGCTTTTCAGCTCTTTGATAACGCCCCGCTGCGCCGCCTGCTGGATCAGCTCATCGACTATCACCGCATCGATGACAACATCCTCTACGGCAGTCTGGAGGCGCTGGCCATCACGGCGTCGGATTATGACGACGGTCTCTCGACCACCTTCTTTCAGGGGCGGGCTGACCACCATCCGTGGGAGCGGGCCAGACGGCGCGGGGTGCGCACCGTGCTTACATCTGAGCATCTGCTCGCCTCCTCGGCGCTCCCCTTCGTCTTTCCGGCCACCCGGATCGGCGAGAAGTTCTACGGCGATGGCTCCATCCACCAGCTGAGCCCACTCAGCCCCGCCATCCATCTGGGGGCGGAGCGGATCCTGCTGATCACCCTGGATCCGCCAGCCCACTCGGCGCCGACCCATCATCACGGCCATCTCACCAGCTCCAATATCGCCAGCCATCTGCTCGATACCGTCTTTACCGACACTCTCAACTCTGATTTGGAGCGGCTGTGGCGCATCAACCAGACTCTGGATCTGATCCCTGAGCGGGAGCGCAATCGCCTCAAGCTGAAGCGGGTGGAGACCTGCGTGCTGAAACCGAGTCAGGATCTCGACACCATCGCACTGGCCTACCTGCGCAAACTACCGCTAAAGTTGCGCCGCCTGTTGCGGGTGCTGGGCGTGAAGGGGGATGAGACCAGCAGTCTGGCCAGCTTTTTGATGTTCTATCCGGGTTATTGCCAACAGCTGATCAAGCTGGGCTATCAGGACACCCTGAGGGAGCGGGAGCGGGTCGTCGCCTTCCTCGATATCGAAGGGCTACCAAAAGAGCGGGAGTAA
- a CDS encoding monovalent cation:proton antiporter family protein, whose product MYTDLLILLFAAVLLVATFRRLGLPVILAYLIAGVLLGPHGLAVITGQSIMQTIAELGIVFLMFSLGLEFSLPKLLAMRRLVLGVGVLQVLLTSLLFFAIGWWWGLGLAQSLVVAGTLALSSTAVVIKQLGEQKQLHTRRAQLGVSVLLFQDLAVVPLLVMIPILAQPEVQGSALAAEIAWATLKGLFALLTLLAVGKWLLPLLFHEVARARSDELFVLSALLVALLAAYMTHSLGLSMALGAFLAGMMLGESHYRHQLEVDIKPFRDVLMGLFFITIGMAMEWELVARAWWQVLICVVLLVLCKSLLVLLAGRLMGERKRDSMAAGIMLSQVGEFGFVLLALALHHGLLDQQLVSLLIGIGIISIAMTPWLVTQAHSLARSLTDPALLTRSEVAQSGLSKNQHVIIAGFGRAGQTCARFLKIEEIPFLALDLDPERVSEAKLAGEQVAFGDASRRDILLAAGLLRARLVIITFDDRKRVEAMLALIRELAGDLKVLVRTRDDSFLEQYKQAGAFEVIPESQEGALMLVSHLLLNCDIPIGRVIRRMELERSNQYRFLHGFYWGDQSASNLEADQLLERLHPLLLHDQAWAVGREVRELPLDEVRIKEVQRADQSLEPRPELVLAAGDRLILFGTVVAMEQAEQRLLEGR is encoded by the coding sequence TTGTACACCGACCTGTTGATCCTGCTGTTCGCCGCCGTGCTGCTGGTGGCAACTTTCCGGCGCCTCGGCTTGCCGGTGATCCTCGCCTACCTGATTGCCGGCGTGTTGCTCGGCCCCCACGGGCTGGCGGTGATCACCGGCCAGTCGATCATGCAGACCATTGCCGAGCTCGGGATCGTCTTTCTGATGTTCTCGCTGGGGCTGGAGTTCTCCCTGCCGAAATTGCTGGCGATGCGCCGGTTGGTGCTGGGGGTCGGGGTGCTGCAGGTGCTGCTCACCTCGCTGCTCTTTTTTGCCATCGGCTGGTGGTGGGGGCTGGGTTTGGCCCAGTCGCTGGTGGTGGCGGGGACGCTGGCGCTCTCCTCCACGGCGGTGGTGATCAAGCAGCTCGGCGAGCAGAAGCAGCTCCATACCCGCCGAGCCCAGCTGGGGGTGAGCGTGCTGCTGTTTCAGGATCTGGCGGTGGTGCCCCTGCTGGTGATGATCCCGATCCTCGCCCAGCCTGAAGTACAGGGGAGTGCCCTGGCCGCCGAGATCGCCTGGGCCACCCTCAAGGGGTTGTTTGCCTTGCTCACCCTGCTGGCGGTCGGCAAGTGGTTGCTGCCGCTGCTGTTTCACGAGGTGGCGCGGGCCCGCTCCGACGAGTTGTTCGTGCTTAGTGCCCTGCTGGTGGCGCTGCTGGCTGCCTACATGACCCATTCGCTCGGGTTGTCGATGGCGCTGGGGGCGTTTCTGGCGGGGATGATGCTGGGGGAGTCTCACTACCGTCATCAGCTGGAGGTAGACATCAAGCCCTTTCGCGATGTGCTGATGGGGCTCTTCTTTATCACCATCGGCATGGCCATGGAGTGGGAGCTGGTGGCGCGGGCTTGGTGGCAGGTGCTGATCTGCGTGGTGCTGCTGGTGCTGTGCAAATCCCTGCTGGTACTGCTGGCCGGGCGGCTGATGGGGGAGCGCAAGCGCGACAGCATGGCCGCCGGCATCATGCTCAGTCAGGTGGGGGAGTTTGGCTTCGTGCTGCTGGCGCTGGCGTTGCACCACGGCCTGCTGGATCAGCAACTGGTCTCCCTGCTGATCGGCATCGGCATCATCTCCATCGCCATGACCCCCTGGCTGGTGACCCAGGCCCATTCGCTGGCTCGCAGCCTCACCGATCCGGCGCTGCTGACCCGCTCCGAGGTGGCCCAGTCGGGCCTGAGCAAAAACCAGCATGTCATCATCGCCGGGTTTGGCCGGGCGGGGCAGACCTGCGCCCGCTTCCTCAAAATCGAAGAGATCCCCTTTCTGGCCCTCGATCTCGACCCCGAGCGGGTGAGCGAGGCCAAGCTGGCGGGGGAGCAGGTGGCCTTCGGCGATGCCAGCCGCCGCGATATTCTGCTGGCTGCCGGGCTGTTGCGGGCACGGCTGGTGATCATCACCTTCGATGACCGCAAGCGGGTTGAGGCGATGCTGGCACTGATCCGCGAACTGGCGGGGGATCTCAAGGTGCTGGTGCGCACCCGGGATGACAGCTTTCTGGAGCAGTACAAGCAGGCGGGGGCTTTCGAGGTGATTCCCGAATCCCAGGAGGGTGCCCTGATGCTGGTCTCCCACCTGCTGCTCAACTGCGATATCCCAATTGGCCGGGTGATCCGTCGGATGGAGCTGGAGCGCAGCAACCAGTATCGCTTCCTGCACGGCTTCTACTGGGGGGATCAGAGTGCCAGCAATCTGGAGGCAGATCAGCTGCTTGAACGCCTCCATCCGCTGTTGCTGCACGATCAGGCGTGGGCGGTAGGCCGTGAAGTGCGCGAGCTGCCGCTTGATGAGGTGCGGATCAAGGAGGTGCAGCGCGCGGATCAGAGCCTGGAGCCCAGACCCGAGCTGGTGCTGGCGGCCGGTGATCGGCTGATCCTGTTTGGTACCGTGGTGGCGATGGAACAGGCTGAGCAGCGTTTGCTGGAGGGGCGCTGA
- a CDS encoding GGDEF domain-containing protein has product MENTSSLNGFSHGIEQWVRQMERLTPLPSVERNQLLEQLLGQSDLGGLLTTFADRAARIVRIHGLYLDCGQPHVLIQHPPLATLNLHNYPFELRGQHGQLLGQLHYELEHPLSGSQQRVLMQYHQLLCLLLPLYLRLEKLDQLVRLDHLTGLGNRSYFDEAIGRAIEQHSREPHGLVLVLLDLDRFKQINDTWGHPVGDLVLSRFAQLLKGCIRSTDQAFRLGGDEFALLLQPAEPEAWRPVWLRLQHMLMTNKELSTFSVGCSLGAASWQSGVDVPSLYEAADSHLYARKKAGKASPNE; this is encoded by the coding sequence ATGGAAAATACGTCGTCACTTAATGGCTTTAGCCATGGCATCGAGCAGTGGGTTCGCCAGATGGAGCGGCTCACGCCGTTGCCCAGCGTTGAACGCAACCAGTTGCTCGAGCAGTTGTTGGGGCAGAGCGATCTCGGCGGTCTGCTGACAACTTTTGCCGATCGTGCGGCAAGAATTGTCAGGATCCACGGTCTCTACCTCGATTGTGGCCAGCCCCATGTGCTGATCCAGCACCCGCCTCTGGCCACCCTCAACCTGCACAACTATCCGTTCGAGCTGCGCGGTCAGCATGGCCAGCTGCTCGGCCAGCTCCACTACGAGCTGGAACATCCGCTGAGCGGCAGCCAGCAACGGGTACTGATGCAATACCATCAGCTGCTCTGCCTGCTGCTGCCCCTCTATCTGCGGCTGGAAAAACTGGATCAGCTGGTCCGGCTCGATCACCTGACCGGCCTTGGCAACCGCTCCTACTTTGACGAGGCCATCGGTCGCGCCATCGAGCAGCACAGCCGCGAGCCCCACGGTCTGGTGCTGGTGCTGCTGGATCTCGATCGCTTCAAGCAGATCAATGACACCTGGGGTCATCCGGTGGGGGATCTGGTGCTGAGCCGTTTTGCCCAGCTGCTCAAGGGGTGTATCCGCAGCACGGATCAAGCCTTCCGGCTCGGGGGAGATGAATTTGCCCTGCTGCTGCAACCGGCCGAACCCGAGGCGTGGCGCCCGGTCTGGCTGCGACTGCAGCATATGTTGATGACCAACAAGGAGCTCAGCACCTTCTCGGTCGGATGCAGCCTTGGCGCCGCCAGCTGGCAATCCGGGGTCGATGTGCCGAGCCTCTACGAGGCGGCCGACAGTCACCTCTACGCCCGCAAAAAAGCCGGCAAGGCCAGCCCTAACGAATAA
- the pdxY gene encoding pyridoxal kinase PdxY yields the protein MKRVLSIQSHVVFGCAGNSAAVFPMRRLGIEVWPMNTVQFSNHTQYSEGWQGMVMPAGHIAQLVDGLAEIGVLARCDALLSGYLGSAEQGEEILAAVARLKACNPGALYFCDPVMGHPDKGCIVAPGVTDFFRERALPRADLLAPNLLELEQLTDRDIGNVSQALAACQQLRAQGVKMVLVKHLGKAGFAMDRFEMLLVCEEGAFHLSRPLYPFARHPIGVGDLLSATMLANLLAGFTPVVAFERTNASVDAVLARTWLTGAYELQLVEAQHEMALPLVRTRATRLE from the coding sequence ATGAAGCGAGTGCTCTCCATTCAATCCCACGTAGTCTTTGGCTGTGCCGGCAACAGCGCCGCCGTTTTTCCCATGCGTCGCCTCGGGATCGAGGTGTGGCCGATGAACACGGTGCAGTTCTCCAACCACACCCAGTACAGTGAGGGGTGGCAGGGGATGGTGATGCCGGCGGGCCATATCGCCCAGCTGGTGGATGGGCTGGCGGAGATTGGCGTGCTGGCCCGGTGCGATGCGCTGCTCAGCGGCTATCTCGGCTCGGCCGAGCAGGGGGAGGAAATCCTGGCGGCGGTGGCCCGGCTCAAGGCATGCAATCCCGGCGCCCTCTACTTCTGCGATCCCGTAATGGGTCACCCGGACAAGGGGTGCATAGTGGCGCCCGGCGTCACCGACTTTTTCCGGGAGCGGGCCTTGCCCCGTGCCGATCTGCTGGCCCCCAACCTGCTGGAGCTGGAACAGCTGACCGATCGCGACATCGGCAATGTCTCGCAGGCGCTGGCGGCGTGCCAGCAGCTGCGCGCGCAGGGAGTCAAGATGGTGCTGGTGAAACATCTGGGCAAGGCCGGCTTTGCTATGGACCGCTTCGAGATGCTGCTGGTGTGCGAGGAGGGGGCGTTTCACCTCTCGCGTCCGCTCTACCCCTTTGCCCGCCACCCCATCGGGGTCGGGGATCTGCTGAGTGCCACCATGCTGGCCAATCTGCTGGCCGGTTTCACTCCGGTGGTGGCGTTCGAGCGCACCAACGCCAGTGTCGATGCGGTATTGGCTCGGACCTGGCTGACGGGGGCCTACGAGCTGCAACTGGTGGAGGCCCAGCACGAAATGGCGTTGCCGCTGGTGCGTACCCGGGCCACTCGCCTTGAGTAG